The Humulus lupulus chromosome 3, drHumLupu1.1, whole genome shotgun sequence genome window below encodes:
- the LOC133822625 gene encoding protein REVEILLE 7-like isoform X2, translating into MKVHLRKPYTITKQREKWTEEEHQKFLDALKLYGRGWRQIEEHVGTKTAVQIRSHAQKFFSKVVRGSTGNVEGSVQPIAIPPPRPKKKPMHPYPRKSVDSLNVSVLHQSERSPSPSFAHTDKGVKSPTSVLSSHGSDALGSAAYDQHNRSPSMSSTTDMHSIGLSPLEKNGCLLSNSSNEEKSSLPANQFSASPTMENVLSLKSELGAKDTEHTKEETKLSTSTSFKLFGKIVLLSDLGKEPPSGLEGSKTLQSNQMPVSELFPDKLGTDLSLGGIVGDSHPLACGASINLLEQQKESSNVVKGNASVLQWSCNYITTNNNPSIEETYLISCAEGKSKDKEVQKERSCTGSNEGSASKVETLGDTNIEGVDSFSQEPRTKVSVEPCNSRKGFVPYKRCLAERDNMSSAIKTNDRERQKIRVC; encoded by the exons ATGAAAGTGCACCTAAG GAAACCTTACACAATTACAAAACAAAGAGAAAAATGGACGGAGGAGGAGCATCAGAAGTTTCTTGATGCCTTGAAGTTGTATGGTCGGGGTTGGCGTCAAATTGAAG AACATGTAGGCACCAAAACTGCTGTTCAGATTCGAAGTCATGCTCAAAAgttcttctctaag GTAGTTCGGGGTTCAACTGGGAATGTTGAAGGTTCAGTGCAACCAATTGCGATTCCTCCACCAAGGCCTAAAAAGAAGCCTATGCATCCTTATCCTCGTAAATCAGTTGACTCTTTGAATGTGTCAGTTTTACATCAATCAGAAAGGTCGCCATCCCCAAGTTTTGCACATACAGATAAAGGAGTGAAATCTCCTACTTCAGTTTTGTCTAGTCACGGTTCAGATGCACTGGGCTCTGCTGCTTATGATCAGCATAATAGGTCTCCATCAATGTCGAGTACAACTGATATGCATTCAATCGGTCTGTCTCCTTTGGAGAAGAATGGTTGCTTGTTATCTAACTCATCCAATGAAGAGAAGAGTTCATTGCCTGCAAATCAATTCTCTGCCAGTCCGACCATGGAGAATGTCTTGTCCTTG AAATCTGAATTAGGTGCCAAGGACACTGAACACACTAAAGAAGAGACCAAACTATCAACTTCAACAAGTTTTAAGCTTTTTGGAAAGATAGTCTTGCTGTCCGACCTTGGGAAAGAACCTCCTTCAGGTCTTGAGGGTTCCAAAACATTACAATCTAACCAAATGCCTGTTTCAGAATTATTTCCAGATAAATTAGGCACAGATCTGTCTCTTGGTGGAATTGTTGGTGACAGTCATCCGTTGGCTTGTGGTGCTTCTATTAATCTGTTAGAGCAGCAGAAAGAAAGTTCTAATGTGGTGAAAGGCAATGCTTCTGTGCTTCAGTGGTCATGTAATTACATCACCACAAACAACAACCCAAGCATAGAAGAAACATATCTAATTTCTTGTGCGGAAGGAAAATCCAAAGATAAGGAAGTTCAGAAGGAAAGGTCTTGTACTGGTTCTAATGAAGGCTCTGCTAGTAAGGTGGAAACTCTAGGAGATACAAACATAGAAGGCGTCGATTCCTTTTCTCAAGAACCTCGTACCAAAGTGAGTGTAGAACCCTGCAATTCTAGGAAGGGATTTGTGCCATACAAGAGATGCCTAGCAGAGAGAGACAATATGTCATCGGCAATAAAAACTAATGACCGGGAGAGACAGAAAATTCGAGTTTGCTGA
- the LOC133822625 gene encoding protein REVEILLE 1-like isoform X1, which yields MVVESEDMGLTEIYESAPKARKPYTITKQREKWTEEEHQKFLDALKLYGRGWRQIEEHVGTKTAVQIRSHAQKFFSKVVRGSTGNVEGSVQPIAIPPPRPKKKPMHPYPRKSVDSLNVSVLHQSERSPSPSFAHTDKGVKSPTSVLSSHGSDALGSAAYDQHNRSPSMSSTTDMHSIGLSPLEKNGCLLSNSSNEEKSSLPANQFSASPTMENVLSLKSELGAKDTEHTKEETKLSTSTSFKLFGKIVLLSDLGKEPPSGLEGSKTLQSNQMPVSELFPDKLGTDLSLGGIVGDSHPLACGASINLLEQQKESSNVVKGNASVLQWSCNYITTNNNPSIEETYLISCAEGKSKDKEVQKERSCTGSNEGSASKVETLGDTNIEGVDSFSQEPRTKVSVEPCNSRKGFVPYKRCLAERDNMSSAIKTNDRERQKIRVC from the exons ATGGTTGTTGAG AGTGAAGACATGGGGTTGACAGAGATTTATGAAAGTGCACCTAAG GCCAGGAAACCTTACACAATTACAAAACAAAGAGAAAAATGGACGGAGGAGGAGCATCAGAAGTTTCTTGATGCCTTGAAGTTGTATGGTCGGGGTTGGCGTCAAATTGAAG AACATGTAGGCACCAAAACTGCTGTTCAGATTCGAAGTCATGCTCAAAAgttcttctctaag GTAGTTCGGGGTTCAACTGGGAATGTTGAAGGTTCAGTGCAACCAATTGCGATTCCTCCACCAAGGCCTAAAAAGAAGCCTATGCATCCTTATCCTCGTAAATCAGTTGACTCTTTGAATGTGTCAGTTTTACATCAATCAGAAAGGTCGCCATCCCCAAGTTTTGCACATACAGATAAAGGAGTGAAATCTCCTACTTCAGTTTTGTCTAGTCACGGTTCAGATGCACTGGGCTCTGCTGCTTATGATCAGCATAATAGGTCTCCATCAATGTCGAGTACAACTGATATGCATTCAATCGGTCTGTCTCCTTTGGAGAAGAATGGTTGCTTGTTATCTAACTCATCCAATGAAGAGAAGAGTTCATTGCCTGCAAATCAATTCTCTGCCAGTCCGACCATGGAGAATGTCTTGTCCTTG AAATCTGAATTAGGTGCCAAGGACACTGAACACACTAAAGAAGAGACCAAACTATCAACTTCAACAAGTTTTAAGCTTTTTGGAAAGATAGTCTTGCTGTCCGACCTTGGGAAAGAACCTCCTTCAGGTCTTGAGGGTTCCAAAACATTACAATCTAACCAAATGCCTGTTTCAGAATTATTTCCAGATAAATTAGGCACAGATCTGTCTCTTGGTGGAATTGTTGGTGACAGTCATCCGTTGGCTTGTGGTGCTTCTATTAATCTGTTAGAGCAGCAGAAAGAAAGTTCTAATGTGGTGAAAGGCAATGCTTCTGTGCTTCAGTGGTCATGTAATTACATCACCACAAACAACAACCCAAGCATAGAAGAAACATATCTAATTTCTTGTGCGGAAGGAAAATCCAAAGATAAGGAAGTTCAGAAGGAAAGGTCTTGTACTGGTTCTAATGAAGGCTCTGCTAGTAAGGTGGAAACTCTAGGAGATACAAACATAGAAGGCGTCGATTCCTTTTCTCAAGAACCTCGTACCAAAGTGAGTGTAGAACCCTGCAATTCTAGGAAGGGATTTGTGCCATACAAGAGATGCCTAGCAGAGAGAGACAATATGTCATCGGCAATAAAAACTAATGACCGGGAGAGACAGAAAATTCGAGTTTGCTGA